Proteins co-encoded in one Aspergillus flavus chromosome 2, complete sequence genomic window:
- a CDS encoding maleylacetoacetate isomerase maia (unnamed protein product) produces MTDETPKITLYTYFRSSSAARLRIALNLKSIPYTSIPVNLLKGEQSSPANRALNPSGTVPTLVVERPASQGATVTITQSLAALEYLEEITPASSHALLPPVSDPESRAVVRTLCEIIGCDVQPVTNLKILKRVGPLGFDRETWSKELIEDGFRAYETIVSRTAGVFSVADTVTMADVCLLPAVWGAQRSGVNLAEYPTIQRIAERLEKEDAVKKAHWRTQDDTPEEFRLKESS; encoded by the coding sequence ATGACCGACGAAACTCCCAAAATCACCCTATACACATATTTCCGATCCTCCTCCGCAGCCCGTCTCCGCATCGCTCTCAACCTCAAGTCAATCCCCTACACCTCCATCCCTGTAAACCTCCTGAAAGGCGAGCAGTCATCCCCCGCCAACCGCGCCCTCAACCCCTCCGGCACCGTTCCGACCCTTGTGGTCGAGCGCCCGGCATCCCAGGGCGCAACGGTGACCATTACACAATCCCTCGCCGCGCTCGAATATCTGGAAGAAATCACCCCGGCATCATCCCACGCTCTCCTCCCACCGGTCTCGGACCCGGAGTCCCGTGCGGTCGTTCGCACCCTCTGCGAGATCATTGGCTGCGATGTGCAGCCGGTTACGAACCTGAAGATTTTGAAGCGAGTTGGCCCGCTGGGATTCGATCGAGAGACGTGGTCAAAGGAGCTTATTGAGGATGGGTTCCGCGCTTATGAAACTATTGTTTCACGGACGGCGGGTGTATTCAGTGTTGCTGATACTGTGACTATGGCTGATGTGTGTTTGCTTCCTGCTGTGTGGGGGGCACAGCGCTCTGGCGTGAATTTGGCCGAGTATCCTACTATCCAGCGGATTGCGGAAcggttggagaaggaggatgcgGTGAAGAAGGCGCATTGGAGAACTCAGGATGATACACCTGAGGAGTTTCGCTTGAAGGAATCTTCGTAG
- a CDS encoding fumarylacetoacetate hydrolase FahA (unnamed protein product), translating to MASWLQIPKNSPFSLANIPFGIISSTKSTSRVAAIAIGEYALNLSTFASSGGFAQLPDFQPHLSVFSQPTLNAFAALGRPVHRQVREYIQNVFRADTPFPQVLKDNASLQKEALLPLSEVTNHVPMQIGDYTDFYAGLNHAYNVGVLFRGPENALQPNYKHLPVAYHSRASSVVPSGTPIHRPNGQILANPAATPKLPTFSPCKKLDIELELAAFVSKPNDLGKPININEAEDHIFGLVLMNDWSARDIQAWEYIPLGPFNAKNFATTITPWVVLLDALEPFRATGLEPGDRDSLLPYLREKRAANVYDIPLEVEITNAGGKPTIISNSNAKNLLYSFPQMLAHHTITGCNMNPGDLLGSGTISGTEPKTQGSLLEQTNGKNPLKLDDGSERLFLEDGDTIVLRGKAGTEGNYVGFGDCTGTILPAIKLEY from the coding sequence ATGGCATCGTGGCTTCAGATCCCTAAGAACTCGCCATTCTCGCTGGCGAATATTCCTTTTGGAATTATCTCTTCAACTAAGAGTACCTCTCGTGTGGCTGCGATTGCTATCGGTGAATATGCGCTGAACCTGAGCACTTTTGCCTCGTCGGGGGGCTTCGCGCAACTGCCTGACTTCCAACCACATCTCAGCGTTTTTAGCCAGCCCACCTTGAACGCATTCGCTGCTCTAGGTCGCCCTGTGCACCGCCAAGTCCGCGAGTATATCCAGAATGTCTTCCGCGCGGACACCCCATTTCCTCAGGTCCTCAAGGATAATGCCTCGTTGCAGAAGGAGGCCCTCTTGCCGTTGTCAGAGGTGACCAACCATGTGCCAATGCAAATCGGCGACTACACTGATTTCTACGCCGGCCTGAACCACGCTTACAATGTCGGTGTACTGTTCCGTGGACCAGAGAATGCCTTGCAACCCAACTATAAGCATCTGCCCGTCGCATACCACAGTCGTGCCTCGTCTGTCGTGCCTTCGGGCACACCTATCCACCGTCCCAATGGCCAGATCCTGGCCAACCCAGCCGCTACACCTAAGCTCCCCACCTTTTCCCCATGCAAGAAATTGGACATCGAACTGGAACTGGCTGCATTCGTCAGCAAGCCCAACGATCTCGGAAAGCCCATTAACATCAATGAAGCCGAAGATCATATCTTTGGATTGGTGCTCATGAACGACTGGTCGGCCCGTGACATTCAAGCCTGGGAATACATTCCTCTTGGGCCATTCAACGCAAAGAACTTTGCCACCACGATCACCCCCTGGGTAGTTTTGTTGGACGCATTGGAGCCCTTCCGCGCCACGGGTCTGGAACCTGGTGACCGGGACTCTCTGCTCCCCTACTTGCGTGAGAAGCGCGCAGCCAACGTTTACGATATCCCTCTCGAAGTCGAAATCACCAACGCGGGCGGAAAGCCAACTATCATCTCCAACTCCAACGCAAAGAACCTCCTATACTCGTTCCCCCAGATGTTGGCCCACCATACCATCACAGGCTGCAACATGAACCCTGGTGACCTTCTCGGAAGCGGAACAATCTCTGGCACAGAACCCAAGACCCAGGGCAGCCTCCTTGAGCAGACCAATGGAAAGAACCCGCTCAAACTGGATGATGGATCTGAACGTCTGTTCCTGGAGGATGGCGACACTATTGTCCTGCGCGGGAAGGCCGGCACAGAAGGAAACTATGTTGGGTTCGGAGACTGCACGGGAACCATTCTTCCGGCCATCAAGCTGGAATACTAA
- a CDS encoding putative 4-hydroxyphenylpyruvate dioxygenase (unnamed protein product) — MAPISTSPPPTDRNSLASYRGYDHVHWYVGNAKQAATYYITRMGFKRVAYRGLETGNRSICSHVVRNGDITFILTSPLRSIDQIDRFSSEEQEQLREIHHHLEQHGDGVKDVAFEVDSVDAVFNAAVSNGAKAVSNPQTLKDENGEVRVATIQTYGQTTHTLLERSNYRGAFLPGYRLETAEDPVSKFLPGVHLNRIDHCVGNQDWDEMDKVCEYYEKALGFHRFWSVDDKQICTEFSALKSIVMASPNEIVKMPINEPAKGKKQSQIEEYVDFYNGAGVQHIALLTDDIIRDITNLKARGVEFIKVPSTYYDDVKIRLKKAGLTLHEDFETIQKLDILIDFDENGYLLQLFTKHLMDRPTVFIEIIQRHNFEGFGAGNFKSLFEAIEREQELRGNLV; from the exons ATGGCCCCTATCTCCACCAGCCCCCCTCCCACCGACCGAAACTCCCTCGCCAGCTACAGAGGCTACGACCATGTGCACTGGTACGTAGGCAACGCCAAACAAGCCGCTACCTACTACATCACACGCATGGGCTTTAAGCGCGTCGCCTACCGTGGTCTCGAAACAGGCAACCGAAGCATCTGCTCTCACGTCGTCCGCAACGGAGATATCACTTTCATCCTCACTTCGCCTCTGCGCTCTATCGACCAGATCGACCGTTTCTCCAGCGAGGAACAGGAGCAACTGAGAgaaatccaccaccacctggAGCAGCACGGCGATGGCGTCAAAGATGTTGCGTTCGAAGTTGACTCTGTCGATGCCGTCTTCAACGCGGCAGTAAGCAACGGCGCAAAGGCCGTGTCAAACCCGCAGACGTTGAAGGATGAGAACGGCGAGGTCAGGGTGGCTACTATCCAGACCTATGGCCAGACCACACATACACTGCTTGAGAGGAGCAACTACCGCGGTGCTTTCCTCCCGGGCTACCGCCTCGAGACTGCAGAGGACCCTGTCTCTAAATTCTTGCCCGGTGTGCACCTCAACCGCATTGACCACTGTGTTGGAAACCAGGACTGGGATGAGATGGACAAGGTTTGCGAATA CTACGAGAAAGCCCTCGGATTCCACCGTTTCTGGTCCGTCGACGACAAGCAAATCTGCAC TGAATTCTCCGCTCTGAAGAGTATCGTGATGGCCTCGCCAAACGAGATCGTCAAGATGCCCATCAACGAACCAGCCAAGGGCAAGAAGCAGTCTCAGATCGAAGAATATGTCGACTTCTACAACGGTGCCGGTGTGCAGCACATCGCTCTCCTGACCGACGACATCATCCGAGACATCACAAACCTCAAGGCTCGCGGTGTGGAATTCATCAAGGTCCCCAGCACTTACTACGACGATGTGAAGATCCGACTGAAGAAGGCCGGCCTGACCCTTCACGAAGACTTCGAGACGATCCAGAAGTTGGATATCCTCATTGACTTTGATGAGAATGGATATCTTCTGCAGTTGTTCACTAAG CACTTGATGGACCGCCCGACTGTTTTCATCGAGATTATCCAGAGACACAACTTCGAGGGTTTCGGAGCTGGAAACTTCAAGTCGCTGTTCGAGGCGATTGAGCGTGAGCAGGAGCTTCGTGGAAATCTTGTTTAG
- a CDS encoding putative homogentisate 1,2-dioxygenase (unnamed protein product), which yields MPVTKFSHPDPYSYQTGFDSYHETEAIEGALPVGQNSPQKAPYGLYAEKLSGTAFTAPRHENKQTWVYRIIPAAAHENFKVENGDSYHTHMTTETTKLHHIPNQLRWNPFDLDETVDWVHGLHLIAGSGDPTLKQGLGILMYAAGKDMGKEAFYSADGDFLIVPQHGVLDIQTELGRLIVRPNEICVIPRGVRYRVTLPAGPVRGYICELYQGHYQLPELGPIGSNCLANARDFQAPVASFDDEEEPSEYRLYSKFNNTLFSARQDHTPFDIVAWHGNYYPYKYDLGRFNTIGSISFDHPDPSIFTVLTGPSDHVGTAIADFVIFPPRWLVQENTFRPPWYHRNTMSEFMGLISGNYDAKTGGGFQPAGASLHNVMSAHGPDTDAFEGASNAELKPQKVGDGSMAFMFESSLMVGVSEWGLKTCQKVQEEYNEHSWRPLKRHFKNPNKA from the exons ATGCCGGTCACCAAATTCTCACACCCAGACCCTTACTCCTATCAAACTGGATTTGATTCTTATCATGA AACGGAAGCCATCGAAGGAGCCCTCCCCGTAGGCCAGAACTCTCCCCAGAAGGCTCCGTATGGTCTATATGCCGAAAAGCTGTCTGGAACAGCCTTCACTGCTCCTCGACATGAGAACAAACAAACTTGGGTTTACAGGATCATCCCCGCGGCAGCCCACGAAAACTTCAAGGTCGAAAACGGAGACTCCTATCACACTCATATGACCACCGAGACCACTAAGCTCCACCACATTCCCAATCAGCTGCGATGGAACCCGTTCGACCTGGATGAGACTGTGGACTGGGTGCATGGGTTGCATCTCATCGCAGGCTCCGGAGACCCCACCTTGAAACAAGGACTAGGAATTCTGATGTACGCGGCTGGAAAAGACATGGGAAAGGAGGCCTTCTATTCTGCGGATGGTGATTTCCTAATTGTCCCACAGCATGGTGTGCTAGACATTCAGACAGAATTGGGAAGACTTATCGTCCGCCCAAATGAGATTTGCGTCATCCCCCGTGGTGTCAG ATACCGTGTAACTCTACCAGCTGGCCCAGTAAGAGGGTACATCTGTGAGCTCTACCAAGGTCACTATCAACTCCCAGAACTTGGTCCCATTGGCTCGAACTGCCTCGCCAACGCGCGTGACTTCCAAGCCCCTGTGGCTTCTtttgatgatgaggaggaaccATCCGAGTACCGCCTGTACAGCAAATTCAACAACACCCTTTTCTCCGCTCGTCAGGATCACACTCCATTCGACATTGTCGCCTGGCACGGCAACTACTACCCTTACAAGTATGACCTAGGTCGCTTTAACACCATCGGCTCTATTTCCTTTGATCACCCCGATCCTTCTATTTTCACTGTCCTCACTGGCCCCTCTGACCATGTCGGAACTGCCATCGCCGACTTTGTCATCTTCCCACCACGTTGGTTGGTGCAAGAGAACACTTTCCGTCCGCCATGGTACCACCGCAACACCATGTCCGAGTTCATGGGCCTTATCTCCGGTAATTATGATGCGAAAACCGGCGGCGGCTTCCAACCAGCCGGAGCGAGTTTGCATAACGTCATGAGCGCGCACGGTCCCGACACCGATGCTTTCGAGGGGGCCAGTAATGCTGAACTGAAGCCGCAGAAGGTCGGCGATGGAAGCATGGCATTCATGTTCGAAAG TTCTCTCATGGTCGGAGTATCTGAGTGGGGTCTCAAGACGTGCCAGAAGGTACAGGAAGAGTATAACGAGCATAGCTGGCGGCCATTGAAGAGACACTTCAAGAACCCTAACAAGGCTTGA
- a CDS encoding CHY zinc finger domain protein (Zn-finger protein), whose protein sequence is MNDPSLAAGNMTSTSSTAAQRPISKAESSNPREFQINQLRRRFRPTESTDDVGTTLTFGMAPSDPDFPFEMDKLQCVLHVPLSYPGRERPTLKVTNSEMGSAFQDNIARGFDDIVDSTLRSGGRATLLTWMNALDRHLERLLTTTERGPTLKFVPNVGSKQKPESQAIVEGVKSLAVSTPASTQDTKPKSLPVPEAPSRIYTAEEKSQAEKRRAVETKQIEARLGRLPLFQKSKDGLSFVIPIQPPKPDRLPISIRSVKTVKLLVPLLYPLEQSSVELQGVDRAEARPVEVGFAQWVEGNSKLNLMSQINYLTANMHNFAKTPLETPQEPVFDASPEPFTGSKAPENTSTTTRGPTLEDRPHVHVVPRPPEWTVGERSSESEGTDMTESEDDFTGEDEEDGGAPVPALPETTVERGVALSFPFLELYGIELLELVGLSITVKCDRCKEQMDVKNVAQVKDKADALSPKVESCKKCANTMSFGFRRQLIHPNSNRAGYLDLDGCTIADLLPSSFIPTCAECSSSFPAPGVVAVRGESASASCRQCHRKMVFKLPEVKFLRVGSAAFTSRNQALPRKKPKEALGIVAGQELPRRGRCSHYGKSYRWFRFSCCAKVFPCDKCHDAETDHPNEHANRMICGFCSREQIYRPENCGVCRAVLIGKAGSGFWEGGKGTRNKVLMSRKDPRKYKRRPGSTPGGSSSKKK, encoded by the exons ATGAACGACCCTTCACTTGCAGCCGGCAACATGACCAGCACAAGTTCAACCGCCGCCCAGAGGCCAATCTCGAAGGCCGAAAGCTCAAATCCCCGCGAATTCCAGATAAACCAGCTGAGGCGACGTTTTCGTCCAACTGAGAGCACGGATGACGTAGGAACAACGCTGACTTTCGGGATGGCCCCTTCGGACCCGGACTTTCCCTTCGAAATGGACAAGCTGCAATGCGTTTTGCATGTGCCTCTATCATATCCTGGTCGTGAGAGACCCACTTTGAAAGTGACCAATTCCGAAATGGGCAGCGCTTTCCAGGATAATATTGCACGAGGATTTGACGACATTGTCGACAGCACTCTGAGGAGTGGTGGCCGTGCGACTTTGTTAACTTGGATGAATGCGCTAGACCGACACCTTGAGCGTCTACTCACGACTACAGAAAGAGGCCCCACGCTGAAGTTCGTACCAAATGTGGGTAGCAAGCAGAAGCCAGAGAGCCAAGCGATTGTGGAGGGGGTGAAATCTTTGGCCGTGTCTACCCCAGCGAGTACGCAAGACACGAAACCCAAGTCATTACCTGTGCCGGAGGCTCCCTCTCGGATATATACCGCGGAGGAGAAATCGCAGGctgagaagaggagagcTGTTGAGACTAAGCAAATTGAAGCTCGTCTTGGAAGACTGCCTTTGTTCCAGAAATCAAAAGATGGGCTTTCATTTGTCATTCCTATCCAGCCTCCCAAACCCGACCGGCTACCGATTTCGATCCGTTCTGTGAAAACAGTCAAGCTATTGGTGCCCCTTCTGTATCCACTGGAACAGAGCTCTGTTGAGCTTCAAGGCGTTGATCGTGCAGAAGCGCGGCCTGTTGAAGTGGGATTTGCGCAGTGGGTTGAAGGAAATTCAAAATTGAACCTGATGTCGCAAATCAATTACCTGACGGCCAATATGCATAACTTCGCTAAAACACCACTTGAAACTCCCCAGGAGCCCGTTTTTGATGCATCACCTGAGCCTTTTACAGGCTCTAAAGCTCCTGAAAATACATCGACGACGACAAGAGGCCCGACGCTAGAAGACAGACCTCACGTCCATGTCGTTCCACGACCTCCAGAATGGACAGTGGGCGAGCGCAGCAGCGAGAGCGAAGGTACGGACATGACCGAGTCCGAAGACGACTTTAcaggcgaagatgaagaagatggagggGCCCCAGTGCCAGCGCTCCCGGAAACCACTGTGGAACGTGGTGttgccctttctttccccttcttggAATTATATGGAATTGAACTTTTAGAGCTTGTCGGCCTCTCAATCACTGTCAAATGTGATCGATGCAAGGAGCAGATGGACGTAAAGAACGTCGCTCAGGTCAAGGACAAGGCTGATGCATTATCTCCCAAAGTTGAGTCGTGCAAGAAATGTGCCAACACTATGAGTTTTG GCTTCCGTCGACAGTTGATACATCCTAATTCAAACCGCGCCGGCTATCTTGACTTGGATGGCTGTACTATCGCCGATCTTCTTCCTAGCAGCTTCATTCCAACATGTGCTGAATGTTCGAGCTCCTTCCCTGCACCCGGTGTTGTTGCAGTCCGTGGTGAGAGTGCATCGGCGTCATGTCGCCAATGCCATCGCAAGATGGTATTTAAGCTTCCTGAAGTCAAATTCCTCAGAGTAGGCTCAGCCGCATTCACTTCTCGTAACCAAGCACTGCCAAGAAAGAAGCCAAAGGAAGCCCTCGGCATTGTTGCTGGTCAAGAACTCCCCCGTCGTGGTCGCTGCTCGCACTATGGCAAAAGCTATCGCTGGTTTCGATTTAGCTGCTGCGCCAAGGTATTTCCTTGTGATAAATGTCACGATGCGGAGACAGACCACCCAAACGAACACGCGAACCGTATGATTTGTGGCTTTTGTTCCAGAGAGCAAATATACCGGCCTGAAAACTGCGGCGTCTGTCGTGCAGTTCTCATAGGGAAAGCAGGAAGTGGATTCTGGGAGGGTGGAAAGGGCACACGCAACAAAGTATTGATGAGCCGGAAAGACCCACGGAAGTACAAGCGTCGGCCAGGCTCAACTCCGGGAGGttcttcttcgaagaaaaaaTGA